One Aquarana catesbeiana isolate 2022-GZ linkage group LG04, ASM4218655v1, whole genome shotgun sequence genomic region harbors:
- the NHSL1 gene encoding NHS-like protein 1 isoform X6: protein MRKESNSASLRTKKNSHGPFSRPVSWINFSSLSRKTKKIFKSDDDLSKRSKKAEHESEYWGYQRHNRKAVSNLDEENKWTVHYTSSWHQQENVFLPSSRPPCVEDLHKQAKVNLKTVLRECDKLRRDGYRSSQYYSQGPTFSSSPSMVCTSYPEDDEEYSRKFSVSSNEEEMLLTGKRPKTPVPQEFSDTHTNWTKALPLPTPEEKMRQEAQAIQTDVVPINVTGENFDRQASLRRSLIHTDTVVRRPKKVKRRKTITGVPDNIQKELAGTCQIGFRGHSMHIPESYNALDNLEPCLSPSQRSETRDFSCQTEEIKIVPPSVRRIRAQKGQGIAALMSSSSGNMSTLSDPTGCTLRPNGDLNFRSLPRTGVRVCLQSLEERTESTNRIEDSFITLPRQLSKLQVDDSVVHLRNTHRTGTLSRPKSQEVRGSEREVFSNPACVVSPHAAYSTSVIPNAMLSSSSEVIAINTSQSSGQLDLKPTFHGSSSNSKSVCRELSVNTKGDHRFCSAKCSENSSLRHSQASDAISPGAMMIINLRDHVMPPNNTNSMNNSPQTIPYKMNAALNSHPHDSDTHSESSYSDGRQRNGSITSSVNSADQWPCETRENDSNVPLRKPSSAVSGSPVSNMSTCSSDRKADSSSLYSLDHDGYYTSMHMDSGVGSGNQRQHNGVQNPRHSVINVIDKKDTLNQDDTSSYSDKSLTRSISLKKPKKPPPPPSRTDSLRRPPKKDLQSNGQVLNEKLIATLQQSLQLNLKSKSGSSPSQSPCSDYEDPWVLRSRSQSTVSASSSGLSATAANMYSICPVTPSQSETSSIKSEYADHWSYYIDEHPKSTLHSPKKSSHFSEQQMHSGVSKPINTSPEKPCRVTSPSSGYSSQSNTPTNLTPVPLLLRSMSPGTGKNKVKPKVPERRSSLISSVSISSSSTSLSSNTSDSAQQTIRKATMVLPSSPTPPLTPDPPPPPMIDMVDNSTLPPSPNLPPPPPEAALFLLPGDNLWLSGSKNTDKYTQQAFPPPALPPPPPPLPTLHSKAAPKVPPFNTETLKLKKELSPQRKDTFLVNPRNNSPNKQELISPIAPLITAQALQMVQLRSVKKASQPEAENIAEQVQEPKFQNETSPLFSRPSSVPSVSSHLSYSESIKEDKNLNLQDEQLQYSDSPNKSARFTTVENTNGGCREEEYQDSAHNEDKTMLSKMSSPQEKTSTSQSPPNASPNKKPPPVSKKPKLFLIVPPPQLDLAAEKIAQVKENVSSMPKASEKDSVSEHCEEVNGHVAEENSSEESVSLNCQAGEETVSSCKVAEDITIFTPALESPNHQEEEEQPTMSDEASVPDGKNGSTNCDQKIFQEDENADVFETNTSSSPLLQTNDRFSGSEEILTPTRPRTTEDLFAAIHRSKRKVLGRKDSDDDRCRNHSPSPPVTPTGGVPNVSSFKQPGAIHRSIRKSNTSNDSFKALLLKKGSRSECGFRMSAAEMLKHTDPRFQRSQSDSTLELPDSPTLISPSNNKRAQEEWAKSEGIMPRSMSVSGTRYSRSRTPPSAASSKYNVRSRIQSSPMTVICEGEGETADAVENSCTKAPLMNTMSLDRFQRRDSELNYSVGADSSNSRVHIDLMSRFSDVSPSKDNDFS, encoded by the exons TTTTCAGTCTCTTCAAATGAAGAGGAAATGCTCCTGACTGGGAAGAGACCTAAAACCCCAGTTCCTCAGGAGTTCTCCGACACCCATACCAACTGGACCAAGGCGCTTCCATTGCCCACTCCAGAAGAGAAAATGCGTCAAGAGGCACAAGCAATACAGACTGATGTGGTGCCCATAAATGTTACGG GGGAGAATTTCGACCGCCAAGCCAGCTTGAGGCGGTCTCTTATTCACACTGACACTGTGGTAAGACGTCCAAAGAAGGTCAAAAGGAGAAAGACTATAACAGGCGTCCCAGACAACATACAAAAGGAGCTAG CGGGTACATGCCAGATAGGTTTCAGAGGACATTCAATGCACATACCGGAGAGCTATAATGCACTGGACAATCTAGAGCCATGCCTCTCGCCTTCGCAGCGGTCTGAAACAAGGGACTTCAGTTGCCAAACTGAAGAGATAAAGATAGTACCTCCTTCTGTCCGAAGAATTAGAGCCCAGAAAGGACAAGGCATAGCAGCTCTAATGTCTAGTTCTTCTGGAAATATGTCCACCCTGAGCGACCCTACAGGATGTACTTTACGACCCAATGGCGATCTGAATTTCCGCAGTTTACCAAGGACAGGAGTTCGGGTCTGCCTGCAGTCCCTTGAGGAAAGGACAGAAAGCACCAACAGGATAGAAGATTCTTTTATTACGTTGCCCCGTCAGCTAAGCAAGTTGCAGGTGGATGACAGTGTTGTTCACCTCAGGAATACCCATAGAACTGGAACACTATCAAGGCCAAAATCCCAAGAAGTCCGGGGCTCAGAAAGAGAAGTTTTTTCAAACCCAGCATGTGTGGTTTCCCCTCATGCAGCTTACTCCACAAGTGTCATCCCCAATGCCATGTTGTCCTCTTCTTCAGAGGTGATTGCCATTAACACATCTCAAAGCAGTGGGCAACTGGACCTTAAACCAACATTCCATGGGTCATCTTCCAATAGTAAAAGTGTATGTCGAGAGCTCAGTGTCAACACTAAGGGTGATCATCGCTTCTGTAGTGCTAAATGTAGTGAGAACAGTTCATTGAGGCATTCTCAGGCCTCAGATGCAATATCACCAGGTGCCATGATGATTATTAACTTGCGTGATCATGTAATGCCTCCCAACAATACAAATAGCATGAACAATAGCCCACAAACAATACCATACAAAATGAATGCTGCCTTAAATAGCCACCCACATGACAGTGATACACACAGTGAATCAAGCTACTCAGATGGTCGACAAAGAAACGGGAGCATAACCAGCAGCGTTAACAGTGCAGACCAGTGGCCTTGTGAAACTAGGGAAAATGACAGTAATGTTCCTTTAAGGAAACCATCATCCGCTGTCTCTGGATCTCCTGTTAGTAATATGAGCACTTGTAGTTCAGACAGGAAAGCTGACTCCAGTTCACTCTATTCTCTGGACCATGATGGCTACTACACTTCAATGCACATGGATTCTGGAGTTGGATCAGGTAACCAGAGACAACACAATGGTGTTCAGAATCCCCGTCACAGTGTCATCAATGTCATTGATAAGAAAGACACGCTGAACCAGGATGATACTTCAAGTTATAGTGACAAATCTCTTACCCGCAGCATATCTCTGAAAAAGCCAAAAAAACCTCCTCCGCCTCCGTCTAGGACGGACTCTCTCAGGCGTCCACCTAAGAAAGACCTACAATCTAATGGCCAGGTGCTTAATGAAAAGCTTATTGCCACTCTCCAGCAATCATTGCAGCTAAACTTGAAGAGTAAAAGTGGCAGCTCACCATCACAGAGTCCATGCAGCGACTATGAGGATCCTTGGGTGCTGCGATCTCGCAGTCAGAGCACAGTAAGTGCAAGTAGTAGTGGTCTGTCTGCCACAGCTGCCAACATgtactctatttgtcctgttactCCCTCTCAGAGTGAGACAAGCAGCATAAAATCTGAGTATGCTGATCATTGGAGTTATTACATTGATGAGCATCCAAAATCAACATTGCACTCCCCTAAGAAATCGTCACATTTTTCTGAACAACAAATGCATAGTGGCGTATCCAAACCAATTAATACATCACCTGAAAAGCCTTGCAGAGTCACTTCACCTTCTAGTGGATATTCAAGCCAGTCGAATACCCCAACCAATCTAACACCTGTACCACTACTCTTGAGAAGTATGTCTCCAGGAACTGGAAAAAATAAAGTAAAGCCCAAAGTGCCTGAAAGAAGATCTTCTCTGATCTCATCAGTCTCTATTTCTTCATCATCAACTTCTCTTTCATCAAACACATCAGACTCTGCACAGCAGACTATCAGAAAAGCTACCATGGTTTTGCCATCCTCTCCAACACCCCCACTTACACCAGACCCACCCCCTCCACCCATGATAGATATGGTTGACAATAGTACTTTGCCACCATCTCCGAATCTCCCACCTCCACCTCCAGAGGCAGCACTGTTTCTATTACCTGGTGACAATCTGTGGCTATCAGGTTCAAAAAATACTGACAAATATACACAACAGGCCTTTCCCCCACcagctcttcctcctccccctcctcctcttcccactTTGCACTCTAAGGCTGCTCCCAAAGTTCCCCCTTTTAACACAGAAACACTAAAATTGAAAAAGGAGCTCTCGCCTCAAAGAAAGGACACTTTCCTGGTTAATCCACGAAATAACTCCCCAAATAAACAAGAACTAATAAGTCCAATAGCTCCTCTTATTACTGCTCAGGCACTACAAATGGTGCAGTTAAGGTCTGTTAAAAAAGCATCACAACCAGAAGCTGAAAATATAGCTGAGCAGGTGCAAGAGCCAAAATTTCAAAATGAAACGTCACCCTTATTTTCACGGCCATCTTCCGTGCCATCTGTCTCCTCACATCTCAGTTACAGTGAAAGCATCAAAGAAGATAAAAATCTGAACTTGCAAGATGAGCAGCTACAGTACTCTGATTCTCCGAACAAGTCAGCTAGATTTACTACTGTTGAAAATACGAACGGTGGATGCAGAGAAGAGGAATATCAGGATTCAGCACACAATGAAGATAAAACTATGTTGTCCAAAATGTCATCGCCACAAGAGAAAACAAGTACTTCCCAAAGTCCGCCAAATGCATCTCCCAACAAGAAGCCTCCTCCTGTTTCAAAGAAGCCCAAATTGTTTCTTATCGTTCCACCTCCGCAGCTTGATTTGGCAGCAGAAAAAATAGCTCAAGTCAAAGAAAATGTGAGTAGCATGCCAAAAGCCTCTGAGAAGGATTCTGTAAGCGAACATTGTGAGGAGGTAAATGGCCATGTAGCAGAAGAGAACAGTTCAGAAGAGTCTGTGAGTTTGAATTGCCAAGCCGGAGAAGAGACTGTGTCCTCCTGTAAAGTTGCCGAGGACATCACAATTTTTACTCCTGCTCTGGAAAGCCCAAATcaccaggaagaggaggagcagccTACAATGTCTGATGAGGCCAGCGTCCCAGATGGCAAGAATGGGAGCACAAACTGTGACCAAAAAATATTCCAGGAAGATGAAAATG CTGATGTTTTTGAAACAAATACTTCAAGTTCACCCCTTCTACAGACCAATGACCGATTCAGTGGCAGTGAGGAAATATTAACTCCAACTAGGCCTAGGACTACTGAGGATCTGTTTGCAGCCATTCATAG ATCCAAAAGGAAGGTTCTTGGTCGCAAGGATTCTGATGATGATCGCTGTAGAAATCACTCACCTTCCCCACCAGTCACACCAACAGGAGGAGTCCCAAACGTGAGCTCCTTTAAGCAGCCTGGAGCAATCCACAGAAGTATCCGAAAGTCTAATACCAGCAATGATAGTTTCAAAGCTCTGTTACTAAAAAAGGGAAGCAGGTCGGAGTGTGGATTTCGTATGTCTGCTGCCGAAATGCTGAAACACACTGACCCAAGGTTTCAAAGATCACAATCTGATTCAACCCTGGAGCTGCCAGACAGTCCAACACTGATTTCCCCGAGCAATAATAAAAGAGCTCAGGAGGAATGGGCCAAGAGTGAGGGAATAATGCCAAGAAGCATGTCAGTTTCTGGGACTAGGTACAGCCGCTCCAGAACACCACCATCTGCAGCCAGCAGTAAATACAACGTCCGGAGCCGCATTCAAAGCAGTCCCATGACAGTGATTTGTGAAGGGGAAGGAGAGACGGCTGACGCTGTAGAAAATAGCTGTACAAAGGCACCACTTATGAACACAATGAGCCTGGACAGGTTTCAGAGAAGGGACTCTGAGCTGAATTACTCTGTTGGTGCTGACAGTTCCAATTCCAGAGTTCACATAGACTTGATGAGTAGATTTTCAGATGTCAGCCCAAGCAAAGACAATGACTTTTCGTAA